The Denticeps clupeoides chromosome 5, fDenClu1.1, whole genome shotgun sequence genome includes a region encoding these proteins:
- the atn1 gene encoding atrophin-1 isoform X3: MTILRQLCVDNDSGVFALLSSLPLLRSPPCHPGPWPQMPMRSGRRRGGSEERRGRRPHPSPSRAERTERPPQRASGEELVVGRLNRRSQGHDSSESEGEEHVPPPKRQKVQDSTSSNPPTSTFSTDTSASALPPPSATSHSQSDNEDGQSQGSRSSVVGSLANSSSSLSSGRDIDQDNRSSSPSLSASPLASLDSESDSPESPKQGERERDKSKEGTMAKMGGEDKRSVGRGEEAGSGERRDSDAVIEDGSPLKPSASLAPSIRGPGDLDTSSRKSYFSLDSKLITKLDYAGPTGADSMHTSNRINSKASSQCVNKAGVGEYAHGNPGTPHPPPLPPPPALKPLEVGQSHPGDTKSEKAEKPDKTAPPSLMPQTSPLPQQPTPPHSHHYSPTSWPSSTPSGCPGNWGYGRYPGNHHSHAQQPPVQQQQLPSVYNPPASRHSSHPPYLPQPHPHREYLPRYASGGADRDRGAVERERGAREFGGREMNREFPVSISGNSTSISGGNTCGGGGPNGNQGRDFGSLAGGQNREYSGLGPQGAGRDGPAGVGGREYGSGFRDRERERDTGRDFPAQNQHQSQTREFGPGGGGGVHSRDKEGRWGEFSGQLREAGGSNNPSNNSTNIPAGNVTTPTGGLSGLSRDPPNSPQNSNPNHPSSISSAPPHPQIPNPASREYPSSIDVAHQQQTQQGQSSQIPSSGTDPHPPHYLRDYPPPGTKDYPPTAVSLPAASREYPSPPGLTQSMGREYPGGPQMTHPCHPHYPGQPGLPPQARDRERERESSTPASHYHNRSGPPSLSPSSSSSHGHPPTIPYPPPPPPPPLPPSTSLAQPSAPSSHPANHVRPVPYPSSNQTPPTPLSPLPSPSTNQMFPPFPSTPSSVANIQLPSTGVSAACSPGCRPPPFHSTLNSHAPFSNTATYHANGNNSGAMATSNSNTSGGIPANSTSNNAHSQSHSPQNTSKIQLPHGNTGNGPTGPPANNPMGGDGPADSSIGPLPPQVIKEELVEEREETDSPPPVLRSPSPEPKSVDIPIHASQSARFHRVLDRGSGNSCARSDVVFVPLDGSKLWKKRNEAIERARREVEQRARDLREKERERERERERERDLERHLQQKESNSSVGGTLGAGCGRQGSSLFFPPSSILLDPSSSSSSSGNHSHPASHHHPHHHPHHAHSLHPAHPLHPHTLAHSIPHSLLLPSMGGASAVVGGPQSALGIGLGGPYLGPDTPALRTLSEYARPHAMSPLSAANRAQAHHPHLHHHSHPHAHPHVHPSFFLPQFQNPALGHPHLPADAATAAAILGLLYGGGFEGGPAMGHPGAGPGPGGMGGAGLGGVGFPHAVAHRERVKPGFEFKSEERVYPAGAIADPALSLSHANAHAHSLLLGAGAGAGASEVSMYGTSPPTAPASQTLPNPALSTPTRHPNPPTQSLPAPPAPSSLLPTALPAHPPPAAAPAPPAPTAPPQPQAPPPAPPAPSVHHPSPHPSFPNNHLPPAPATPAPAERYPTPPSAERERSAERERERERAAAPERDRDRERERGGTGGGAGGGAAAGGGTAGGEPMGRLQMLNVTPHHHQHSHIHSHLHLHQQDTAGGVHPLMDPLTSGSPLARLPYPGATLGPSILAHPLTDSEVLRQQLFAGPFRELPQPSSLSGSMSAAHQLQAMQQAQSAEIQIQRLALEQQWIHHHHHHHSLTQDEYYSHLKKESDKTL; this comes from the exons ATGACAATCCTACGGCAGCTCTGCGTTGATAATGACAGCGGTGTCTTTGCTCTTCTGTCTTCGTTGCCACTTCTACGTTCCCCACCATGCCATCCCGGGCCATGGCCACAGATGCCCATGCGCAGTGGGCGCAGACGGGGGGGCAGCGAGGAGAGGAGGGGCAGACGCCCTCACCCCAGCCCGTCTCGTGCAGAACGCACTGAAAGGCCTCCG CAGAGAGCTTCTGGAGAGGAATTGGTTGTCGGGCGTCTCAATCGCAGATCCCAGGGCCATGATTCGTCCGAGAGTGAGGGGGAGGAACATGTGCCTCCGCCCAAGAGGCAGAAAGTCCAG GATTCTACCTCTTCAAATCCCCCGACTTCTACCTTTTCAACCGACACCTCGGCCTCGGCTCTGCCTCCTCCGTCGGCTACCAGCCATTCACAGAGTGACAATGAGGATGGCCAATCCCAAGGAAGCAGAAGCTCGGTTGTTGGAAGTCTGGCCAATAGCAGTAGCAGTCTGAGCAGTGGTCGTGACATAGACCAGGACAATCGCTCATCCTCGCCAAGTCTCTCCGCCTCCCCTCTTGCTAGCCTGGACTCAGAGTCTGACTCCCCTGAATCACCCAAGcaaggagagagggagcgagacaAAAGCAAAGAAGGCACAATGGCCAAGATGGGAGGAGAAGACAAGAGAAGTGTTGGTAGAGGAGAAGAAGCAGGATCTGGAGAACGAAGAGACAGTGATGCGGTAATAGAAGATGGCTCTCCTCTGAAGCCGTCAGCCTCACTTGCTCCATCCATTCGTGGGCCAGGAGATCTTGACACTAGTAGTCGGAAGTCGTACTTTTCTCTGGACTCAAAGCTTATCACTAAGTTGGACTATGCAGGACCTACGGGTGCTGACAGCATGCACACCAGTAACAGAATCAACTCCAAAGCAAGTTCACAGTGTGTGAACAAGGCAGGTGTAGGCGAGTATGCCCACGGAAATCCGGGCACCCCTCATCCCCCACCCCTTCCGCCTCCACCGGCCCTGAAGCCTTTGGAAGTGGGGCAAAGCCATCCAGGGGACACAAAGTCTGAGAAGGCGGAGAAACCCGACAAGACAGCTCCTCCATCATTAATGCCTCAAACAAGTCCCTTACCCCAGCAGCCAACCCCTCCACACTCCCATCACTACAGCCCCACCAGTTGGCCTAGCAGCACCCCCTCCGGTTGTCCCGGGAACTGGGGTTACGGTCGTTACCCTGGAAACCACCATTCGCACGCCCAACAGCCTccggtgcagcagcagcaactgcCTTCTGTCTACAACCCCCCCGCCTCCCGCCATTCGTCCCACCCCCCTTACCTGCCCCAGCCCCACCCCCACCGAGAGTACCTCCCCAGGTATGCAAGTGGAGGGGCAGACCGTGACAGAGGtgctgtggagagagagaggggtgctCGGGAGTTTGGGGGGAGGGAGATGAACAGAGAGTTTCCCGTCAGTATCAGCGGTAACAGTACTAGCATTAGCGGCGGCAACACTTGTGGTGGTGGGGGACCCAACGGTAACCAGGGCCGGGACTTTGGGAGTCTGGCAGGGGGCCAGAATCGTGAGTACAGTGGGCTAGGCCCGCAGGGAGCAGGCCGAGACGGACCCGCTGGAGTCGGGGGAAGGGAATATGGGTCAGGTTtcagagacagggagagagaaagagacacagGGAGGGACTTTCCTGCACAAAACCAGCACCAAAGCCAGACCCGTGAGTTTGGCccaggagggggaggaggagtgCACTCTCGAGACAAGGAGGGTAGGTGGGGGGAGTTTTCAGGACAACTGCGAGAAGCTGGGGGAAGCAATAACCCTAGCAACAACAGCACCAACATTCCGGCGGGGAACGTCACAACTCCGACAGGTGGGTTATCTGGGCTGAGCCGCGACCCTCCAAACTCACCCCAAAACAGCAACCCAAATCATCCTTCCTCCATATCCTCAGCACCACCCCATCCTCAAATACCCAACCCCGCCAGTCGGGAGTATCCTTCGTCTATAGATGTCGCTCACCAGCAGCAGACACAGCAAGGACAGTCCAGTCAGATACCGTCCTCTGGTACAGACCCCCACCCACCACACTACCTTCGAGATTATCCTCCACCAGGGACCAAGGATTACCCGCCAACAGCTGTCTCTCTCCCAGCTGCATCTAGGGAGTACCCTAGCCCCCCTGGACTGACCCAAAGTATGGGTCGGGAATACCCTGGAGGACCTCAGATGACCCATCCATGTCACCCTCACTATCCCGGCCAACCTGGTCTTCCCCCGCAGGCTcgggacagagagagggagcgagaaaGCAGCACTCCAGCTTCTCACTACCACAACCGCAGTGGCCCACcatccctttctccttcctcctcttcttcacatGGACATCCACCCACAATTCCttaccctcctcctccacctcctcctcctctccctccctctacGTCCCTTGCACAACCCTCCGCCCCCTCCAGTCACCCAGCCAATCACGTGCGACCTGTCCCGTACCCTTCATCTAATCAAACACCTCCAACTCCCCTTTCCCCATTACCAAGCCCCTCCACCAATCAAATGTTTCCCCCATTTCCATCAACCCCATCTTCTGTGGCTAATATCCAACTTCCTTCCACGGGCGTGTCTGCCGCCTGTTCCCCCGGGTGCAGGCCTCCTCCCTTCCACAGCACTTTAAatagccacgcccctttcagCAACACAGCAACTTACCATGCGAATGGAAACAACAGTGGTGCCATGGCAACAAGTAATAGTAACACGAGTGGGGGTATTCCTGCAAACAGCACTTCTAACAACGCTCACTCACAATCCCACTCGCCCCAAAACACATCAAAGATCCAACTGCCACATGGAAACACTGGCAACGGACCCACCGGTCCTCCTGCAAACAATCCCATGGGGGGAGACGGCCCCGCCGATTCCTCCATTGGCCCTCTGCCACCGCAAGTTATCAAAGAAGAGCTAGTGGAAGAACGAGAGGAAACAGACAGTCCTCCTCCTGTTTTAAGAAGCCCTTCACCTGAGCCAAAGTCTGTTGACATTCCAATTCACGCCAGCCAGTCCGCACG GTTCCACAGGGTGCTTGACCGAGGCAGTGGAAACTCCTGTGCCCGGAGTGATGTTGTCTTTGTTCCGCTTGATGGTTCCAAACTATGGAAGAAACGGAATGAGGCGATCGAACGGGCCAGGAGAGAGGTTGAACAGCGAGCCAGAGACCtgagggaaaaagagagagaacgagagagagagagggaaagagagagagaccttgAGAGACATCTGCAG CAGAAAGAGAGTAACAGCAGTGTTGGTGGGACACTGGGTGCTGGATGTGGTCGGCAGggctcttctcttttctttcctccGTCTTCCATTCTCCTCGACCCCagttcatcttcttcttcctcgGGAAACCATTCCCACCCTGCGTCtcaccaccacccacaccaccacccacaccacGCTCACTCCCTCCACCCCGCACACCCGCTTCACCCGCACACCCTGGCTCACTCCATTCCTCACTCCCTCCTCCTGCCGTCCATGGGTGGCGCGTCAGCAGTGGTCGGTGGTCCACAGAGCGCCCTTGGCATTGGTCTCGGGGGGCCATACCTGGGCCCTGACACACCTGCACTACGGACCTTAAGTGAATATGCCCGACCCCATGCCATGTCCCCTCTGAGCGCTGCCAACAGGGCGCAGGCACATCACCCGCACCTGCACCACCATTCCCACCCCCACGCTCACCCTCACGTGCAcccttctttcttccttccccAGTTCCAGAACCCCGCCCTGGGTCACCCACATCTGCCTGCAGATGCTGCCACTGCGGCTGCTATTCTGGGCTTGCTCTATGGTGGCGGGTTTGAGGGTGGTCCAGCAATGGGCCATCCGGGGGCAGGACCAGGGCCTGGGGGCATGGGGGGCGCTGGTCTTGGGGGTGTTGGGTTTCCCCATGCTGTGGCGCACCGGGAGAGGGTGAAACCAGGCTTTGAGTTTAAAAGTGAGGAGCGGGTTTACCCGGCTGGGGCCATAGCTGACCCAGCGCTGTCTCTGTCACATGCTAATGCCCACGCCCACTCCCTTCTGCTGGGAGCAGGGGCTGGCGCAGGTGCCAGTGAGGTCTCTATGTATGGCACATCTCCACCTACTGCACCTGCCTCACAGACCCTCCCAAACCCCGCCCTCTCCACACCCACCCGTCATCCTAACCCGCCCACCCAGTCTCTCCCAGCTCCCCCAGCTCCCTCCTCTCTGCTCCCAACCGCTCTCCCTGCCCACCCACCTCCCGCTGCAGCTCCCGCACCTCCAGCACCAACTGCGCCGCCACAGCCCCAAGCGCCccctcctgctcctccagcCCCCTCTGTCCACCACCCATCCCCACACCCCTCCTTCCCAAACAATCACCTCCCACCGGCTCCTGCCACTCCAGCTCCGGCCGAGCGCTACCCCACTCCGCCTAGcgccgagagagagaggagtgcAGAGAGGGAGCGGGAGAGGGAGCGGGCGGCCGCGCCCGAGCGGGACcgagacagggagagggagagagggggaacGGGCGGCGGAGCCGGCGGAGGCGCGGCAGCGGGTGGAGGCACGGCAGGAGGAGAGCCTATGGGTCGCCTGCAGATGCTGAACGTGACGCCACACCATCACCAGCACTCGCACATCCACTCGCATCTGCACCTGCACCAGCAGGACACAG CGGGTGGGGTGCACCCCCTAATGGACCCCCTGACGTCGGGGTCTCCACTTGCCCGCCTCCCATATCCAGGGGCCACCCTAGGACCCTCCATCTTGGCACACCCCCTCACTGACAGTGAGGTGCTACGGCAGCAGCTCTTTG CAGGTCCGTTCCGGGAGCTGCCTCAGCCCTCCTCTCTCAGCGGCTCCATGTCGGCCGCCCATCAACTGCAGGCCATGCAGCAGGCGCAGAGTGCTGAAATTCAGATCCAGAGACTCGCACTGGAACAGCAGTGgattcaccaccaccaccaccaccactcactCACCCAGGACGAGTactacag CCACCTGAAAAAGGAGAGTGACAAAACGCTGTGA
- the atn1 gene encoding atrophin-1 isoform X5 translates to MKTRTHKESMPMRSGRRRGGSEERRGRRPHPSPSRAERTERPPQRASGEELVVGRLNRRSQGHDSSESEGEEHVPPPKRQKVQDSTSSNPPTSTFSTDTSASALPPPSATSHSQSDNEDGQSQGSRSSVVGSLANSSSSLSSGRDIDQDNRSSSPSLSASPLASLDSESDSPESPKQGERERDKSKEGTMAKMGGEDKRSVGRGEEAGSGERRDSDAVIEDGSPLKPSASLAPSIRGPGDLDTSSRKSYFSLDSKLITKLDYAGPTGADSMHTSNRINSKASSQCVNKAGVGEYAHGNPGTPHPPPLPPPPALKPLEVGQSHPGDTKSEKAEKPDKTAPPSLMPQTSPLPQQPTPPHSHHYSPTSWPSSTPSGCPGNWGYGRYPGNHHSHAQQPPVQQQQLPSVYNPPASRHSSHPPYLPQPHPHREYLPRYASGGADRDRGAVERERGAREFGGREMNREFPVSISGNSTSISGGNTCGGGGPNGNQGRDFGSLAGGQNREYSGLGPQGAGRDGPAGVGGREYGSGFRDRERERDTGRDFPAQNQHQSQTREFGPGGGGGVHSRDKEGRWGEFSGQLREAGGSNNPSNNSTNIPAGNVTTPTGGLSGLSRDPPNSPQNSNPNHPSSISSAPPHPQIPNPASREYPSSIDVAHQQQTQQGQSSQIPSSGTDPHPPHYLRDYPPPGTKDYPPTAVSLPAASREYPSPPGLTQSMGREYPGGPQMTHPCHPHYPGQPGLPPQARDRERERESSTPASHYHNRSGPPSLSPSSSSSHGHPPTIPYPPPPPPPPLPPSTSLAQPSAPSSHPANHVRPVPYPSSNQTPPTPLSPLPSPSTNQMFPPFPSTPSSVANIQLPSTGVSAACSPGCRPPPFHSTLNSHAPFSNTATYHANGNNSGAMATSNSNTSGGIPANSTSNNAHSQSHSPQNTSKIQLPHGNTGNGPTGPPANNPMGGDGPADSSIGPLPPQVIKEELVEEREETDSPPPVLRSPSPEPKSVDIPIHASQSARFHRVLDRGSGNSCARSDVVFVPLDGSKLWKKRNEAIERARREVEQRARDLREKERERERERERERDLERHLQQKESNSSVGGTLGAGCGRQGSSLFFPPSSILLDPSSSSSSSGNHSHPASHHHPHHHPHHAHSLHPAHPLHPHTLAHSIPHSLLLPSMGGASAVVGGPQSALGIGLGGPYLGPDTPALRTLSEYARPHAMSPLSAANRAQAHHPHLHHHSHPHAHPHVHPSFFLPQFQNPALGHPHLPADAATAAAILGLLYGGGFEGGPAMGHPGAGPGPGGMGGAGLGGVGFPHAVAHRERVKPGFEFKSEERVYPAGAIADPALSLSHANAHAHSLLLGAGAGAGASEVSMYGTSPPTAPASQTLPNPALSTPTRHPNPPTQSLPAPPAPSSLLPTALPAHPPPAAAPAPPAPTAPPQPQAPPPAPPAPSVHHPSPHPSFPNNHLPPAPATPAPAERYPTPPSAERERSAERERERERAAAPERDRDRERERGGTGGGAGGGAAAGGGTAGGEPMGRLQMLNVTPHHHQHSHIHSHLHLHQQDTAAGGVHPLMDPLTSGSPLARLPYPGATLGPSILAHPLTDSEVLRQQLFAGPFRELPQPSSLSGSMSAAHQLQAMQQAQSAEIQIQRLALEQQWIHHHHHHHSLTQDEYYSHLKKESDKTL, encoded by the exons ATGAAAACCCGAACTCACAAAGAATCG ATGCCCATGCGCAGTGGGCGCAGACGGGGGGGCAGCGAGGAGAGGAGGGGCAGACGCCCTCACCCCAGCCCGTCTCGTGCAGAACGCACTGAAAGGCCTCCG CAGAGAGCTTCTGGAGAGGAATTGGTTGTCGGGCGTCTCAATCGCAGATCCCAGGGCCATGATTCGTCCGAGAGTGAGGGGGAGGAACATGTGCCTCCGCCCAAGAGGCAGAAAGTCCAG GATTCTACCTCTTCAAATCCCCCGACTTCTACCTTTTCAACCGACACCTCGGCCTCGGCTCTGCCTCCTCCGTCGGCTACCAGCCATTCACAGAGTGACAATGAGGATGGCCAATCCCAAGGAAGCAGAAGCTCGGTTGTTGGAAGTCTGGCCAATAGCAGTAGCAGTCTGAGCAGTGGTCGTGACATAGACCAGGACAATCGCTCATCCTCGCCAAGTCTCTCCGCCTCCCCTCTTGCTAGCCTGGACTCAGAGTCTGACTCCCCTGAATCACCCAAGcaaggagagagggagcgagacaAAAGCAAAGAAGGCACAATGGCCAAGATGGGAGGAGAAGACAAGAGAAGTGTTGGTAGAGGAGAAGAAGCAGGATCTGGAGAACGAAGAGACAGTGATGCGGTAATAGAAGATGGCTCTCCTCTGAAGCCGTCAGCCTCACTTGCTCCATCCATTCGTGGGCCAGGAGATCTTGACACTAGTAGTCGGAAGTCGTACTTTTCTCTGGACTCAAAGCTTATCACTAAGTTGGACTATGCAGGACCTACGGGTGCTGACAGCATGCACACCAGTAACAGAATCAACTCCAAAGCAAGTTCACAGTGTGTGAACAAGGCAGGTGTAGGCGAGTATGCCCACGGAAATCCGGGCACCCCTCATCCCCCACCCCTTCCGCCTCCACCGGCCCTGAAGCCTTTGGAAGTGGGGCAAAGCCATCCAGGGGACACAAAGTCTGAGAAGGCGGAGAAACCCGACAAGACAGCTCCTCCATCATTAATGCCTCAAACAAGTCCCTTACCCCAGCAGCCAACCCCTCCACACTCCCATCACTACAGCCCCACCAGTTGGCCTAGCAGCACCCCCTCCGGTTGTCCCGGGAACTGGGGTTACGGTCGTTACCCTGGAAACCACCATTCGCACGCCCAACAGCCTccggtgcagcagcagcaactgcCTTCTGTCTACAACCCCCCCGCCTCCCGCCATTCGTCCCACCCCCCTTACCTGCCCCAGCCCCACCCCCACCGAGAGTACCTCCCCAGGTATGCAAGTGGAGGGGCAGACCGTGACAGAGGtgctgtggagagagagaggggtgctCGGGAGTTTGGGGGGAGGGAGATGAACAGAGAGTTTCCCGTCAGTATCAGCGGTAACAGTACTAGCATTAGCGGCGGCAACACTTGTGGTGGTGGGGGACCCAACGGTAACCAGGGCCGGGACTTTGGGAGTCTGGCAGGGGGCCAGAATCGTGAGTACAGTGGGCTAGGCCCGCAGGGAGCAGGCCGAGACGGACCCGCTGGAGTCGGGGGAAGGGAATATGGGTCAGGTTtcagagacagggagagagaaagagacacagGGAGGGACTTTCCTGCACAAAACCAGCACCAAAGCCAGACCCGTGAGTTTGGCccaggagggggaggaggagtgCACTCTCGAGACAAGGAGGGTAGGTGGGGGGAGTTTTCAGGACAACTGCGAGAAGCTGGGGGAAGCAATAACCCTAGCAACAACAGCACCAACATTCCGGCGGGGAACGTCACAACTCCGACAGGTGGGTTATCTGGGCTGAGCCGCGACCCTCCAAACTCACCCCAAAACAGCAACCCAAATCATCCTTCCTCCATATCCTCAGCACCACCCCATCCTCAAATACCCAACCCCGCCAGTCGGGAGTATCCTTCGTCTATAGATGTCGCTCACCAGCAGCAGACACAGCAAGGACAGTCCAGTCAGATACCGTCCTCTGGTACAGACCCCCACCCACCACACTACCTTCGAGATTATCCTCCACCAGGGACCAAGGATTACCCGCCAACAGCTGTCTCTCTCCCAGCTGCATCTAGGGAGTACCCTAGCCCCCCTGGACTGACCCAAAGTATGGGTCGGGAATACCCTGGAGGACCTCAGATGACCCATCCATGTCACCCTCACTATCCCGGCCAACCTGGTCTTCCCCCGCAGGCTcgggacagagagagggagcgagaaaGCAGCACTCCAGCTTCTCACTACCACAACCGCAGTGGCCCACcatccctttctccttcctcctcttcttcacatGGACATCCACCCACAATTCCttaccctcctcctccacctcctcctcctctccctccctctacGTCCCTTGCACAACCCTCCGCCCCCTCCAGTCACCCAGCCAATCACGTGCGACCTGTCCCGTACCCTTCATCTAATCAAACACCTCCAACTCCCCTTTCCCCATTACCAAGCCCCTCCACCAATCAAATGTTTCCCCCATTTCCATCAACCCCATCTTCTGTGGCTAATATCCAACTTCCTTCCACGGGCGTGTCTGCCGCCTGTTCCCCCGGGTGCAGGCCTCCTCCCTTCCACAGCACTTTAAatagccacgcccctttcagCAACACAGCAACTTACCATGCGAATGGAAACAACAGTGGTGCCATGGCAACAAGTAATAGTAACACGAGTGGGGGTATTCCTGCAAACAGCACTTCTAACAACGCTCACTCACAATCCCACTCGCCCCAAAACACATCAAAGATCCAACTGCCACATGGAAACACTGGCAACGGACCCACCGGTCCTCCTGCAAACAATCCCATGGGGGGAGACGGCCCCGCCGATTCCTCCATTGGCCCTCTGCCACCGCAAGTTATCAAAGAAGAGCTAGTGGAAGAACGAGAGGAAACAGACAGTCCTCCTCCTGTTTTAAGAAGCCCTTCACCTGAGCCAAAGTCTGTTGACATTCCAATTCACGCCAGCCAGTCCGCACG GTTCCACAGGGTGCTTGACCGAGGCAGTGGAAACTCCTGTGCCCGGAGTGATGTTGTCTTTGTTCCGCTTGATGGTTCCAAACTATGGAAGAAACGGAATGAGGCGATCGAACGGGCCAGGAGAGAGGTTGAACAGCGAGCCAGAGACCtgagggaaaaagagagagaacgagagagagagagggaaagagagagagaccttgAGAGACATCTGCAG CAGAAAGAGAGTAACAGCAGTGTTGGTGGGACACTGGGTGCTGGATGTGGTCGGCAGggctcttctcttttctttcctccGTCTTCCATTCTCCTCGACCCCagttcatcttcttcttcctcgGGAAACCATTCCCACCCTGCGTCtcaccaccacccacaccaccacccacaccacGCTCACTCCCTCCACCCCGCACACCCGCTTCACCCGCACACCCTGGCTCACTCCATTCCTCACTCCCTCCTCCTGCCGTCCATGGGTGGCGCGTCAGCAGTGGTCGGTGGTCCACAGAGCGCCCTTGGCATTGGTCTCGGGGGGCCATACCTGGGCCCTGACACACCTGCACTACGGACCTTAAGTGAATATGCCCGACCCCATGCCATGTCCCCTCTGAGCGCTGCCAACAGGGCGCAGGCACATCACCCGCACCTGCACCACCATTCCCACCCCCACGCTCACCCTCACGTGCAcccttctttcttccttccccAGTTCCAGAACCCCGCCCTGGGTCACCCACATCTGCCTGCAGATGCTGCCACTGCGGCTGCTATTCTGGGCTTGCTCTATGGTGGCGGGTTTGAGGGTGGTCCAGCAATGGGCCATCCGGGGGCAGGACCAGGGCCTGGGGGCATGGGGGGCGCTGGTCTTGGGGGTGTTGGGTTTCCCCATGCTGTGGCGCACCGGGAGAGGGTGAAACCAGGCTTTGAGTTTAAAAGTGAGGAGCGGGTTTACCCGGCTGGGGCCATAGCTGACCCAGCGCTGTCTCTGTCACATGCTAATGCCCACGCCCACTCCCTTCTGCTGGGAGCAGGGGCTGGCGCAGGTGCCAGTGAGGTCTCTATGTATGGCACATCTCCACCTACTGCACCTGCCTCACAGACCCTCCCAAACCCCGCCCTCTCCACACCCACCCGTCATCCTAACCCGCCCACCCAGTCTCTCCCAGCTCCCCCAGCTCCCTCCTCTCTGCTCCCAACCGCTCTCCCTGCCCACCCACCTCCCGCTGCAGCTCCCGCACCTCCAGCACCAACTGCGCCGCCACAGCCCCAAGCGCCccctcctgctcctccagcCCCCTCTGTCCACCACCCATCCCCACACCCCTCCTTCCCAAACAATCACCTCCCACCGGCTCCTGCCACTCCAGCTCCGGCCGAGCGCTACCCCACTCCGCCTAGcgccgagagagagaggagtgcAGAGAGGGAGCGGGAGAGGGAGCGGGCGGCCGCGCCCGAGCGGGACcgagacagggagagggagagagggggaacGGGCGGCGGAGCCGGCGGAGGCGCGGCAGCGGGTGGAGGCACGGCAGGAGGAGAGCCTATGGGTCGCCTGCAGATGCTGAACGTGACGCCACACCATCACCAGCACTCGCACATCCACTCGCATCTGCACCTGCACCAGCAGGACACAG CAGCGGGTGGGGTGCACCCCCTAATGGACCCCCTGACGTCGGGGTCTCCACTTGCCCGCCTCCCATATCCAGGGGCCACCCTAGGACCCTCCATCTTGGCACACCCCCTCACTGACAGTGAGGTGCTACGGCAGCAGCTCTTTG CAGGTCCGTTCCGGGAGCTGCCTCAGCCCTCCTCTCTCAGCGGCTCCATGTCGGCCGCCCATCAACTGCAGGCCATGCAGCAGGCGCAGAGTGCTGAAATTCAGATCCAGAGACTCGCACTGGAACAGCAGTGgattcaccaccaccaccaccaccactcactCACCCAGGACGAGTactacag CCACCTGAAAAAGGAGAGTGACAAAACGCTGTGA